The genome window CGCAACACTACCTAGCGAAGATTGACATCCATGCGATCCGACGCCGTGTGAAAGATGCGGTATCGCAGCATGGCTACTACCCGCCAATCGCTTCGGCTAGTTCGGATGACCCGCCGGTTCTGATCGGAGCACAGATTCGAAAGCTGCCGGCTGGCGACTATGTTGTTGCGAACGTGCAATGGAAGCAATACGGCGCTGATGACGTATCCAGCAAAACTGTTCCCGATCTTGATTCCGCCGTCGATTCTTTTTTGCAGGGTACTGTCGGTGGCCGCCCCCTCTACCCTTTCGATGTAGACTAGATAACGACGGATAACCAAGCCATTCACGCGGAGCACGGCTTGCGCGTTTTCACAAATGGATGCATCACTCTCCGTGCCCGGTGATGGCAACCGTTCTGCTAATCAATCGCATGAAATTTGACACCGACAATATCCGGTCCGCCGCTCTCGTAATTGTGACGATCGTTGGCGCGATAACGTCGGTCCTTGCACTTGGCGACACGCTGGGATCCGACTTTCGATTCGCAGCAATATTTATGGTTGGTGCGGTCGCCGCAATGTCAACCTTAATGCTTCGATACCTCAGGCTTGACGACAGCGATGATGACGAGCCAGTGCTGCCATCAAGAAGGGCAATGCTCGCTCGTCTTGACCAACTCAATAGCCAGCTTGCGCAACTAAAAGATGAAGGAAAAGTTGTTGCTGTACCTGACGACGAACGTCAACAACTCATCGCGAGGTTGGCTGAACAAATCAAAGGTGAAACTGCCGACTCAATTCTCGCCGCGATAGAGCAGCGAGTCTCGCAAAGAATTGTGTCCGAAATACCGTTGGAGGCTGTGACGCAAGCATTCGAGAACACCTCAAGTAGACTTTCCAGAGAAATAGAGTCACTCAGTCGGCGCGGAAATATCAATTTGGTGATTGGTTTGGTCACTGCGATGTCTGGTCTCTTAATTCTTGGGTTTGTGGTATTCTCAAAGCCTGTTGCTGATCTATCAATTTCAGACGCACTCATTTTCCTGTTGCCACGCATTTCGCTGGTAATGTTCGTTGAAATTTTTGCCTACTTCTTCCTGCGGCTGTACCGACTCAGCCTCGATGACATCAAGTACTTTCAGAATGAATTGACCGGCATAGAAGCTCGCTACCTGGGCTTGCAAGTCGCGCTCTCACACGGAGAAGAAACCGTCAATCAAGTCGTAGGCATGCTCGCACAGATTGATAGAAACAAGACTCTGTCTGATCTCAAATCTGTCGCCCAGAAGCCAAATGGTGGACAGGACGCTAAGAAGCTCGTCGACTCTGCACTAGCACTTTCCAAGCAGGCTCAAGAAATGTTCGGGACGTAGCAGAACAAAGGCATGAACGCGGAGCCGCCGACAACGCGTTTTCAAGTGGAGTATTAACCGCGGCGGCCCGGTTATGCCAGACGTTACCCGACTGAAATCGACACGAGTTGAACACGAACCCCTACGAGCCGAATCTCTCGCGTGTCAGCGACTCACCGTCGATCGTTTGGCTGCTCATCCGTTGGCGGACAATCCCTACGCTGGCATTTGGCTTACTTGGTTGCGTCGGGCTCGTCGCCGGTATCTGGTTCACCGCCTATTTTTACTACAGCACGTTCGCTTACGAACCGCCACTCATTTATCCCGACAACTACAAACCTCTTGTTCGATGGCCCGCATTGATCGCAATTGCCGTTGTTTGCTTGCGAGGCGCTCTTTGCGTGTGGCGCGGACGCTATGCGTTCGGATCGTTGCTTGCGATTGGCTCGTACTTCGCGGCCATGGGGCTGTTCTACGCTATTGACAACTTTTGGAATTAGCATGTACATCACATAGCGGGTAACCATGCGATGATACGGAGCGGCGGTGGTCGCCGTTTCGACAGTGGTTGAGTTAATCGCCGCCGCCCGCATATCGCTACCGTTATCCGATCTTACTCTTGCTCGAAATCGACAGCGATTGACCACAGATCATCAGCCGTACGCTCCACCGAACACTGAGCTACCTTCAACTGCAGCACCCACTTCTCGGTTGCTCCAGGCGGCATTCCGTGTTCTTGGCGTCGCATCTCTCGGATCAGCGGCTTTCTTTGTCTGCTGGGCGGTTTTGCTCTCTAGCGGTGCCTCCATTTTTGTGTTCGTGATTCTAGGACTTGTCTCAACCCCGTACCTAATGCTCTGGCTCGCATGTCGCTCACTGATGTCATGGTCCGGAATGGTTTTGGTTGCCCTGACACTTGCTGGCCTGCTTTGGCTCGGGTCTGATGCGTTTCGCTTCGTAAATACGGACGCACAGGGTGGTCTAAACCTGGTGTTCGCTCCGATCATTCAGCTCGGGATTGGGTTCGCCACGATGTGCCTTGCTGTTACTCTTGATTGGGCGGAACGCAAACTGCTCGCGACCCACCGTGCTCAATCCCTACCCAACGGATAACCATCGCATTCACACGGAGTCGGGCTTGCGCGGTTTCACGAATGGACACTCTACTTTCCCGGCCCGGTGATGCGGGTCGTTATCCCTTGCAGTGCGAACCAGCACTGACGACTTGTGTCCAACTTGCATGCAAATACTACACGAACTCCAGACTGAGTATGAACGCGCGGATGCTCTGGTCCATCTATTGATTGACCACGCGACTGGCGGTCACGCGCAAGAGTCGGATTTCGTTGCGTTGAGACAACATTTCCTCGACTCACCCCACGACAAACTACTTCCGGCATGGTTTCGATCCAAGCGATCTCTAAACCAGTTCTGGCAATTCATAAAGAACAAGTATCCAACGTACGCTGAACGCCGCACGTACCTTTGGGATGAATTCGATCCGCTTCTGCGCGCACTCGAAACGGGTGGAATCAATCCCTCGCATGACGACATGGAACTCACACTCGATGCCTTCGACGCCGAGGGCGTTCGGCGTTCATGGCGTCGAGTAACTCGGCGTATTCACGATGATCCAGAAGGTGCGATTACGGCAGCACGAGAGCTTGTTGAGACTGTGCTTAAGCACATACTTGATGATAACCATGTTTCCTATGATGGGGACCGAATTGAGTTGCCCCAACTGTACAAGCTTGTACAAAAAGAGCTGAACCTCGCTCCCGAGGATCACCAAGAGCAGATTTTCAAGCAGATCCTAACTGGATGCTCTGGCGTCGTAAACGGACTTGGTGCGGTGCGAAATCGTCTCGGTGATGCCCATGGAAAGGGGGTGGCCAATGTTCGCCCCCACGCTCGCCACGCACGACTCGCGACGAACCTCGCTGGAACAATGGCGCTGTTCTTGATGGAAACGCACTTGTCAAAAAAGGGATAACCAAGCGTTGGACGCGGAGCCGCCGATGGCGTCGTTCCTGAAGTCAATGTTGATTGGCGGCGGCCCGGTCAACGCAAACGTTCTGGCTACTGGGATGTCTGTGATCGAATTGTGACTGCCGCACCTAACCCGTATGAACCACCGGAAACGGCATCGTCCTCCGCTGCTGGGAACGTCTCTTCGGTTCGCAGGCTCCAGTCACTCGCATGCCTGATCGTACTCGGATCCGCGATCGCGACCGGTTTACTCATCGCAATCGCAAATCTGGGACCGGATGATTCGTCGGAAGATCGTCGCACCGTCTTCGTATTCTTCGTTGGCCTTGCTGTCGTTTTTGGAACCGCCGGTTCATATCTATCTAGCCGGTACATTGCCGGAAACATTCCGCTGTACTTCATCACCGTAGCATTGGGCGTATTTGTCGTTGCACCGTTCGTTGTTGGTGTGCCGAACTACACTCATGCGTTTGTATTGCTCGGACTCATTGCGGCGGTTTCGGTGGTAGCTTCGCTCGTGACTGCATGGCAATTTCGACGGATGCTAGCGTGACGACTTTCGATGTGAAAAGCGTATTGCCGCCTCAAAAACAGCCAGAACCATCGGTTGCACCCAAGCACGGGTGGAGAGAAAATAGGCCATCGCAACGTCGTTCGCCCGTGCTGGGTGAACCGCACCGTTCGCCGACAGATGGAGGTCATCCAACACTGATGACGCCCAACCCATATCAACC of Crateriforma spongiae contains these proteins:
- a CDS encoding abortive infection family protein, encoding MQILHELQTEYERADALVHLLIDHATGGHAQESDFVALRQHFLDSPHDKLLPAWFRSKRSLNQFWQFIKNKYPTYAERRTYLWDEFDPLLRALETGGINPSHDDMELTLDAFDAEGVRRSWRRVTRRIHDDPEGAITAARELVETVLKHILDDNHVSYDGDRIELPQLYKLVQKELNLAPEDHQEQIFKQILTGCSGVVNGLGAVRNRLGDAHGKGVANVRPHARHARLATNLAGTMALFLMETHLSKKG